Part of the Sphingobium sp. TKS genome is shown below.
CAGATCCGGTCGCATCCGGAAAAGAACTGGGTGCCCAGGGTCAAGCTGTTCGGCGGCAAGGCGGCACCCAGCTATCATAATGCCAAGCTGATCATAAAGCTGGCGGGCGACGTGGCGCGGGCGGTCAATCACGATCCCGCCGTGCAGGGGCTGCTGAAGCTACAGTTCGTGCCCAATTACAATGTCAGTCTTGCCGAAGTGATGATCCCGGCGGCGGACCTGTCGGAGCAGATTTCGACGGCGGGCATGGAGGCGTCGGGCACCGGCAATATGAAGTTCGCGGTCAATGGCGCGCTTACCATCGGCACGCTGGACGGCGCCAATGTCGAGATGCGCGATCATGTGGGTGACGAGAATATCGTGATCTTCGGCCTGACCGCCGCTCAGGTGAACGAGCGGCGCGCCCAGGGCTATCATCCCCGCGACGTCATCGGCCAGAGCCGGGAACTCGGGCAGGCGCTGGACGCGATTGCGGGCGGCGTCTTTTCGCCGGACGATCCGGATCGCTACAAGGATCTGGTGCAGGGCATTTACGATCATGACTGGTTCATGGTGGCGGCCGATTTCGACAGCTATTCCTCCGCCCAGCGGCGCGTGGATGCGATGTGGCAGGATCAGGCGCTCTGGGCGAAAAAGGCGATCCACAATGTTGCGCGGATGGGATGGTTTTCATCCGATCGCACGATAAGAGAATATGCGACCGACATCTGGAAAGTGCCGGTTTGAGGGGAGGCCGTTAACAGGGTGGGATTGACGCCGGAACAGATCGCCCGGCTGCTGGAGGGGCGCGAGGACGATCCATTTGCGACGCTTGGCGTCCATCCGGCGGGTGCTTCTGAGGGAAAAGGGGGCTTCACCGCCTGCGTCCTGTTGCCCGAAGCGGTCAGTGTCACGGCGCACAGGCTGGACGGCAAGGCTATCGGAACCCTGACCCCGCTCGGGGTGGGCGGGTTGTTCTTCGGCAAGGTGTCGATCCGCAAGCGCCAGCCGCTGCGCTATTGCGCCACTTATGCGGATGGCGGCGAATATCGGCTGATCGATCCCTACAGCTTTGGCCCGGTGCTGGGGCCGATGGACGACTATTTTTTTGCCCAAGGGTCTCACGCGCGGCTATTCGACAAGATGGGCGCGCATCTGATCGCCCATGAAGGGGTGGAGGGCACGCATTTCGCGGTCTGGGCGCCCAATGCGCAACGGGTTGCGGTGGTGGGCGACTTCAACCGCTGGGACGGCCGCCGGGGGCTGATGCGGCGGCGGCAGGATGCGGGGGTCTGGGAAATCTTCCTGCCGGAAGTGGTGCAGGGCAGCCCCTATAAGTTCGAGATTATCGGGCCGGATGGCGAGATGCTGCCATTGAAGGCCGATCCCTTCGCCTTCCAGTCGGAATTGCGGCCCTCGACCGCTTCCATCGTCGCGGGCGCGCCGGATCATGTCTGGGGCGATGAGCGCCATCGCGCCCATTGGGAGAAGGCCGATCCGCGCCGCGAACCCGTTTCCATCTATGAAGTCCACGCCGGATCATGGCAACGCGACGAGCATGACGATTTCCTGAGTTGGGATGCGCTGGCCAACCGGCTGATCCCTTATGTGGTCGGCATGGGTTTTACCCATATCGAGTTCCTGCCGATCAGCGAATTTCCCTATGATCCAAGCTGGGGCTATCAGACCACCGGCCTTTATGCGCCGACAGCGCGTTTCGGTGATCCGGAGGGATTTGCGCGCTTCGTCGACGGCGCGCATCGGGCGGGTGTCGGGGTGATCCTCGACTGGGTGCCAGCGCATTTTCCGACCGATGCCCATGGCCTCTCACGCTTTGATGGCACGGCGCTTTACGAGCATGAAGACCCGCGCAAGGGTTTCCATCCGGACTGGAACACTGCCATCTACAATTTCGGGCGGCGCGAAGTGGCGCAGTTCCTGGTCAACAATGCGTTGTTCTGGGCGGAGCGCTATCATGTCGACGGGTTGCGGGTCGATGCCGTCGCCTCAATGCTCTACCTCGACTATAGCCGCAAGGAAGGGGAATGGATTCCCAACAAGCATGGCGGGCGGGAGAATGTGGAGGCGGTTGAATTCCTCCAGCAGATGAACACGGCGCTCTACGGCGCTCATGGCGGCATCATGACCATAGCCGAGGAATCGACGAGCTGGCCAAAAGTGTCCCACCCCGTCCATGAAGGAGGGCTGGGCTTCGGCTTCAAATGGAATATGGGCTTCATGCACGACACGCTGCGCTATCTGGCGCGTGATCCGGTGCATCGCGCCCATCATCATGACGATATTACCTTCGGCCTGCTCTACGCCTTTACCGAGAATTTCGTGCTGGCGCTGAGCCATGACGAGGTGGTGCACGGCAAATCATCCCTGCTCCACAAGATGGCCGGGGATGATTGGCAGAAATTCGCGACCCTGCGCGCTTATTACGCGATGATGTGGGGCTATCCCGGCAAGAAGCTGTTGTTCATGGGCCAGGAATTCGCCCAGCGCGACGAATGGAGCGAGGATCGGGCGCTCGACTGGCATTTGCTGGACCATGCGCCGCATCGGGGCGTGCAGTTGCTGGTGAGCGACCTCAACCGCCTCTATCGTTCCCGCCCAGCCCTCCATGCCCGCGATTGCGAGGCGGAGGGGTTCGAATGGGTGCTGGTCGACGCGGCGGCGGACTCGGTCTTTGCCTGGGTCCGGCGCGCGCCGGGCGCCGCGCCGATCGTCGTCATCAGCCATTTCACCCCGCAATTGCGCCATGGCTACCGGATGCGCCTGCCTTCGGGGGGACGCTGGCGGGAGATCATGAACAGCGACGCGGCGGAATATGGCGGCAGCGGTGTTGGGAATATGGGGATCGTCACCGCTGATGAGGAAGGATGGGGCAATGTCACCATCCCGCCCTTTGGCACGTTGATGCTGGAACTGGACTATTGAGACCGACGGGTGGAAGCCAAACGCTCGCGGGCATGATGGAGAAGAGGCCGATGCAGCCAAGACACCAGCCGATCGCCCGTGACGCCATGGCCTATGTGCTGGCCGGGGGGCGCGGCAGTCGTCTGGCCGAACTCACCGACCGCCGCGCCAAGCCGGCAGTTCATTTCGGCGGAAAGGCGCGGATCATCGATTTCGCCCTCTCCAACGCGCTCAACAGCGGCGTCCGCCGCATCGGCGTCGCGACGCAGTACAAGGCGCATTCGCTGATCCGCCACCTCCAGCGCGGCTGGAACTTCCTGCGGCCGGAGCGCAACGAAAGCTTCGATATCCTGCCCGCCAGCCAGCGCGTGTCGGAAAGCCAATGGTATGAGGGCACGGCCGACGCCGTCTTCCAGAATATCGACATCATCGAGGATTATGCGCCCGAATATATGGTCATCCTGGCGGGCGACCATGTCTACAAGATGGACTATGAGCTGATGCTCCAGCAGCATGTCGACAGCGGCGCTGACGTCACCGTAGGCTGCATGGAAGTGCCGGTGAAGGAAGCCAGCGGTTTCGGCGTCATGCATGTGGATGAGCAGGACGTCATCACCGCCTTCGTCGAAAAGCCGAAGAAGCCGCCGCATATCCCCGGCAATCCCGGCGTGGCGCTGGCGTCCATGGGCATCTATGTCTTCCGCACCGCTTTCCTGATCGAAGAATTGCGCCGGGATGCGGGGGATCCCGCCAGCAAGCGCGATTTCGGCGGCGACATCATCCCCCATATCGTCAGCCATGGCAAAGCCGTCGCCCACCGCTTTTCCAACAGTTGCGTGCGCGCCGAAAGCGAGCCGGTGCCCTATTGGCGCGATGTCGGCACGATCGACGCCTATTGGCAGGCCAATATCGATCTGACCGATGTGGTGCCGTCACTCGACCTGTACGACCGGAGCTGGCCGCTCTGGACCTATTCCGAAGTCACCCCGCCCGCCAAATTCGTGCATAATGAGGAAGGACGGCGCGGGTCCGCGACATCCTCGCTGGTCGCGGGCGGGTGCATCGTGTCGGGATCGTCGCTCCACCGCAGCCTGCTCTTTTCCGGCGTTCGGACGCACAGCTTCTCGTCCGTCACGGAAAGCGTCGTCATGCCCGATTGCGTCATCGGGCGCGGGGCGCGGTTGCACAAATGCGTGCTGGATTCGGGTGTCATCATCCCGCCTGGCCTGATCGTGGGCGAGCATCCCGATCATGACGCACAGCGTTTCCGCCGCACCGACAGCGGCGTGACGCTGATTACCCAATATATGATCGAACGGCTGGTGGACTGATCTTGGGCAAGACGGCTTCGATGCAGGTGCTTTCGGTCGCGTCCGAAATCTATCCGCTGATCAAGACCGGGGGGCTGGCCGATGTGGCGGGAGCCTTGCCCGGCGCGCTGGCCGGACATGGCATTGCAGTGCGGACGCTGGTGCCCGGCTATCCCTCCGTCCTCTCGCGGCTGGGCAAGGCAAAGGCGTTGCGGCGCTATGAAACGCTGTTCGGCGCGCCCGCCACGGTGCTAGCCGCCAGAGTGGGCGACCTTGATTTGCTGGTGCTGGACGCGCCGGATTTCTTTGCGCGGGAAGGCGGTCCCTATGGCGATCCCGGCGGCGGCGAATGGAGCGACAATTGGAAGCGCTTCGCCGCCCTGTCCCGCGCAGGCGCGGACATCGCGGCCGAAGGCGCGAAGGGCTGGCGGCCCGATCTGGTCCATGCGCATGACTGGCAGGCGGCGATGACCGCCACCTATATGCGCTTCGGGCCTGCCCATGCCGTGCCCAAGGTGGTGACCATCCACAACCTCGCCTTTCAGGGCCGTTTCGGCGCGGACATCTTCCCCCAGCTCGGCCTGCCGCCCGAAGCCTGGGGCGTCGACGGCGTCGAATATTATGGCGGCACGGGCTATTTGAAGGCGGGTCTGGTCTCCGCCGACGCCATCACCACCGTCAGCCCCACCTATGCCGATGAAATCCGCTCGCCGGTGCATGGCATGGGGCTGGATGGGCTGATCAACGGGCGGGCGGACCGGCTGCACGGCATATTGAACGGCGTCGATACCGCTATCTGGAACCCCGCCGCCGATCCGCTTATCGCCAAGCCGTTCAGCGCGCGGGCGCTGGGCGGGCGGAACGCAAATCGCCGGGCGCTGGAAACGGGCTTCGGCCTCGACCGCGACGATGCCCCGATCTTCATCATCGTCAGCCGCCTCACCTGGCAAAAGGGCATGGACATGGTGATGGGCGCGATCGACCATCTTGTGGAGCTGGGCGGCAAGCTGGCCGTGCTGGGGTCGGGCGATCATCCGTTGGAGGGCGCTTTTCTGGCCGCCGCGGACCGGCATCGCGGCCGGGTGGGGGCGCAGATCGGCTATGACGAGCCGCTGTCCCATCTGATGCAGGCTGGCGCCGACGCCATATTGATCCCCTCCCGCTTCGAACCCTGCGGACTGACGCAGCTTTACGGGCTGCGTTATGGCTGCGTGCCGGTGGTGGCGCGGGTCGGCGGGCTGGCCGATACGGTGATCGACGCCAATGAGGCCGCCGTCAGCGCGGGTGTCGCGACAGGCATCGTCTTTCCGCCGTCCGATCCGCTGGCGCTGCACGGCGCGATTGCGCGGACCATCCGGCTTCATGCGCACAAGCCGGACTGGCAGGCGATGCAGCGTGCGGGGATGCGCGCCGACTTTTCCTGGACCCACAGCGCGGCGCGCTATGCCGAGCTGTTCCGCGCATTGCTCCGGAACGCGCCATGAGTCCAAGGGCGCTCGGCCCGGACATTCATGGGTTGGGAACCCGTTTTCGCGTCCATTCGCCCAATGCCGAACAGCTCCGGCTGTGCCTGTTCGATGCCGATGATCGCGAGACGCGCCTGCCGATGGCACGGGATGGGGAGGGCGTCTGGTCCATTGATGCGCCGGGCGTGGGTGAGGGCGCGCGCTACGGCTTCCGAGCGGACGGGACTTATGATCCAGCCGCAGGACTATGGTTCGATCCCTACAAGCTGTTGCTTGATCCCTATGCAACGGAAATCGACCGGGCGTTCGTCTACGATCCGGTTCTCGCCGCGCAGCGGGGGAGTTGCATCGATACCGCGCCGCTCATGCCCAAGGGGGTGGCGAGGACGCCGCTTCCGCCGGTCGCCCTTGCGCAGCCCTTATTTCGTCGCGGCGGCCTGATCTACGAAGTTCAGGTCCGTGGCTTTACCATGCTGCACCCCGACATTCCGCAAGAGCAGCGAGGGACGATTGCCGCACTCGGTCATCCCGCCGTGATCGATCATCTGCGTCGCCTGCATGTATCCGCGATCGAACTGATGCCGATCAACGCCTGGATCGATGAACGGCATCTGGGGCCGCTTGGGCTGCACAACGCATGGGGCTATAATCCGGTCAGCTATTTCGCGCTCGATCCCCGGCTGGCGCCCGGCGGCATGGCGGAACTGTGCGCCGCTGTGGAGGCGTTGCACGCGGCGGGGATCGGGGTGATCCTCGACATGGTCTATAATCATGACGGGGAAAGCGATGCACTGGGGCCGACATTGTCTCTGCGCGGCCTCGATGCTCGCAGCTATTTCCGGCATGAACCCGATGGTCGCCTGATCAACGATACCGGCACGGGGAACAGCATCGACTGCAATCATCCCGTCACGCAACGGCTCATCCTGGATTCGTTGCGCCATTTCGTCAGTGCAGCGGGCGTGGACGGCTTTCGCTTCGATCTCGCGCCAGCGCTGGGACGTTTGCCGGCCGGTTTCGATCCAAAGGCGTCGTTGCTAGCAGCGATAGGAGTCGATCCGCTATTGGCCGATCGCATCCTGATCGCGGAGCCGTGGGACATCGGTCCCGGCGGCTATCAGCTTGGTCATTTCGGGGAACGCTGGCTGGAATGGAATGACCGTTACCGCGACGATATACGGCGCTTCTGGCGAGGGGATCGCGGCACGCTTGGCGCTCTGGCGACGCGGCTCTCCGGATCGTCGGATATCTTCCGTGGCGGTCCAGCCACGCGCACCGTCAATTTCCTGGCGGCCCATGACGGCTTCACCCTGGCGGACCTCACAGCCTATGAACACAGGCATAATGAAGCCAATGGCGAGCAGAATCGCGACGGCCATGGCGAGAATTTCAGTTGGAACAACGGCGTCGAAGGGGTGAGCGACGACACGGCAGTTCAGGCCGCGCGGCGCTGGGATATCAAGGCGTTGCTCGGCACGCTGTTCTGCTCGCGCGGCACGATCATGCTGACGGCAGGCGATGAGTTCGGGCGTACGCAGCAGGGCAACAACAATGCCTATGCGCAGGATAATGCGACAGGCTGGGTCGACTGGTCGGGGCGTGATCGGGAGATCGAGGCGCATGCCTTTGCCCTTGCCAGACTGCGATCATCACAGCCGGACTTCAACGCCACGAATTGGCTGTCCGAAACGGATGTCGAGTGGCTTGATGAGCAGGGCCAGCCCCTGACCGTCGCGCAATGGGAAGATCCCGACCGGCGCTGCCTGGCGATGCGGTTCCGGCGGTCGGGGTTCGCCATATTCATCAACGGCGACGATCAGGCCCATCAATTCGGCACCGTTCAGGTTCCAGCCCGAACGATCTTACCCATCCCGGCTAAACAGGAAGGCGGTTGATTTCGCCAGTCCGTTGGAGATCGTCGCCAATGACCGCGCCGCGCCCGGCACCCGCCGCTCGCCCGCACGGTCCGTCACTTGCGCCACCGCTTCGGCAAGCTGCGTCATGCCATGCAGCCGCCCTTCGCCCAGCGCTCCGCCGCCGGTATTGATCGGCAGCCTGCCCCCCAGATCGCCATGGCCTTCGCGCAGGAATGCCAGTCCCTCGCCGTCCCGGCAAAAGCCCATGCCCTCTAGCCAGGTCAGCACGAGCACGCTGAAGCCGTCATATAGCTGCGCATTGTCCACATCCATCGGGGACAGGCCGGTTGTGTCCCACAGCCGTTGCGCAACATCTTTCGCGCCGTCCCGCATATCCTCAAGATTCATCGGCGTGCCTCCTGCGCCCTGATGGGCGGAGGCCGCAAAGCCGGTGAGCAAAGCAGGCGGCTGGCGCAGATGGCGCGCCCGTTCCGTAGACGTCAGGATCAGCGCGCAACAACCATCGACGGGAATGTCGCAATCGAGGATGGACATGGGATCGGCAATCATCCGGGCGCCGAGATAATCCTCAGCCGTGATGATCTTGCCCCGCCAATAGGCATGGGGGTTAAGCTGCGCATTGGCGCGGTTGTTGGCGATATAATGGGCGAAATCCGCCCGGCTATAACCATAAAGCTCGAAATAGCGGCGCAGCACCACCGCTGCCCAAGCGGGTGGCATGCTGAATCCATAGGGCGCCAGATATTGGTCGCTCCCCACCGCCTGCACTGGCTCGAAATTGACGTAGCGGCCATCGGGTACATGCAGCGCGCGATAGACCAGCACATGGTCGCAAAGTCCGCCGATGATCGCCAGCGCCCCATCGATCAGGCTCTGCGTCACCATGCCGTTGGTCGAGCCGATCCACTGGACGCCCGAAGTCACGCCGAGCAGCCCGGCCAGATACCAGGGCGTCACCACGTCGATCCCTTCATCAACG
Proteins encoded:
- the glgB gene encoding 1,4-alpha-glucan branching protein GlgB, whose translation is MGLTPEQIARLLEGREDDPFATLGVHPAGASEGKGGFTACVLLPEAVSVTAHRLDGKAIGTLTPLGVGGLFFGKVSIRKRQPLRYCATYADGGEYRLIDPYSFGPVLGPMDDYFFAQGSHARLFDKMGAHLIAHEGVEGTHFAVWAPNAQRVAVVGDFNRWDGRRGLMRRRQDAGVWEIFLPEVVQGSPYKFEIIGPDGEMLPLKADPFAFQSELRPSTASIVAGAPDHVWGDERHRAHWEKADPRREPVSIYEVHAGSWQRDEHDDFLSWDALANRLIPYVVGMGFTHIEFLPISEFPYDPSWGYQTTGLYAPTARFGDPEGFARFVDGAHRAGVGVILDWVPAHFPTDAHGLSRFDGTALYEHEDPRKGFHPDWNTAIYNFGRREVAQFLVNNALFWAERYHVDGLRVDAVASMLYLDYSRKEGEWIPNKHGGRENVEAVEFLQQMNTALYGAHGGIMTIAEESTSWPKVSHPVHEGGLGFGFKWNMGFMHDTLRYLARDPVHRAHHHDDITFGLLYAFTENFVLALSHDEVVHGKSSLLHKMAGDDWQKFATLRAYYAMMWGYPGKKLLFMGQEFAQRDEWSEDRALDWHLLDHAPHRGVQLLVSDLNRLYRSRPALHARDCEAEGFEWVLVDAAADSVFAWVRRAPGAAPIVVISHFTPQLRHGYRMRLPSGGRWREIMNSDAAEYGGSGVGNMGIVTADEEGWGNVTIPPFGTLMLELDY
- the glgX gene encoding glycogen debranching protein GlgX, whose translation is MSPRALGPDIHGLGTRFRVHSPNAEQLRLCLFDADDRETRLPMARDGEGVWSIDAPGVGEGARYGFRADGTYDPAAGLWFDPYKLLLDPYATEIDRAFVYDPVLAAQRGSCIDTAPLMPKGVARTPLPPVALAQPLFRRGGLIYEVQVRGFTMLHPDIPQEQRGTIAALGHPAVIDHLRRLHVSAIELMPINAWIDERHLGPLGLHNAWGYNPVSYFALDPRLAPGGMAELCAAVEALHAAGIGVILDMVYNHDGESDALGPTLSLRGLDARSYFRHEPDGRLINDTGTGNSIDCNHPVTQRLILDSLRHFVSAAGVDGFRFDLAPALGRLPAGFDPKASLLAAIGVDPLLADRILIAEPWDIGPGGYQLGHFGERWLEWNDRYRDDIRRFWRGDRGTLGALATRLSGSSDIFRGGPATRTVNFLAAHDGFTLADLTAYEHRHNEANGEQNRDGHGENFSWNNGVEGVSDDTAVQAARRWDIKALLGTLFCSRGTIMLTAGDEFGRTQQGNNNAYAQDNATGWVDWSGRDREIEAHAFALARLRSSQPDFNATNWLSETDVEWLDEQGQPLTVAQWEDPDRRCLAMRFRRSGFAIFINGDDQAHQFGTVQVPARTILPIPAKQEGG
- the glgA gene encoding glycogen synthase GlgA, translated to MQVLSVASEIYPLIKTGGLADVAGALPGALAGHGIAVRTLVPGYPSVLSRLGKAKALRRYETLFGAPATVLAARVGDLDLLVLDAPDFFAREGGPYGDPGGGEWSDNWKRFAALSRAGADIAAEGAKGWRPDLVHAHDWQAAMTATYMRFGPAHAVPKVVTIHNLAFQGRFGADIFPQLGLPPEAWGVDGVEYYGGTGYLKAGLVSADAITTVSPTYADEIRSPVHGMGLDGLINGRADRLHGILNGVDTAIWNPAADPLIAKPFSARALGGRNANRRALETGFGLDRDDAPIFIIVSRLTWQKGMDMVMGAIDHLVELGGKLAVLGSGDHPLEGAFLAAADRHRGRVGAQIGYDEPLSHLMQAGADAILIPSRFEPCGLTQLYGLRYGCVPVVARVGGLADTVIDANEAAVSAGVATGIVFPPSDPLALHGAIARTIRLHAHKPDWQAMQRAGMRADFSWTHSAARYAELFRALLRNAP
- the glgC gene encoding glucose-1-phosphate adenylyltransferase, with the translated sequence MQPRHQPIARDAMAYVLAGGRGSRLAELTDRRAKPAVHFGGKARIIDFALSNALNSGVRRIGVATQYKAHSLIRHLQRGWNFLRPERNESFDILPASQRVSESQWYEGTADAVFQNIDIIEDYAPEYMVILAGDHVYKMDYELMLQQHVDSGADVTVGCMEVPVKEASGFGVMHVDEQDVITAFVEKPKKPPHIPGNPGVALASMGIYVFRTAFLIEELRRDAGDPASKRDFGGDIIPHIVSHGKAVAHRFSNSCVRAESEPVPYWRDVGTIDAYWQANIDLTDVVPSLDLYDRSWPLWTYSEVTPPAKFVHNEEGRRGSATSSLVAGGCIVSGSSLHRSLLFSGVRTHSFSSVTESVVMPDCVIGRGARLHKCVLDSGVIIPPGLIVGEHPDHDAQRFRRTDSGVTLITQYMIERLVD
- a CDS encoding thiolase C-terminal domain-containing protein gives rise to the protein MWDYRDKVAVAGLGYSTLERRSDRTLAALTLEACDAALADAGLQRSDLDGIATSPSMPRYGGKKGVDEGIDVVTPWYLAGLLGVTSGVQWIGSTNGMVTQSLIDGALAIIGGLCDHVLVYRALHVPDGRYVNFEPVQAVGSDQYLAPYGFSMPPAWAAVVLRRYFELYGYSRADFAHYIANNRANAQLNPHAYWRGKIITAEDYLGARMIADPMSILDCDIPVDGCCALILTSTERARHLRQPPALLTGFAASAHQGAGGTPMNLEDMRDGAKDVAQRLWDTTGLSPMDVDNAQLYDGFSVLVLTWLEGMGFCRDGEGLAFLREGHGDLGGRLPINTGGGALGEGRLHGMTQLAEAVAQVTDRAGERRVPGAARSLATISNGLAKSTAFLFSRDG